One stretch of Tenacibaculum sp. MAR_2010_89 DNA includes these proteins:
- the pgk gene encoding phosphoglycerate kinase has product MKTLNDYNFENKKALIRVDFNVPLNDVFEVTDDTRIQAAKPTIIKILEDGGSCVLMSHLGRPKGVEEKYSLRHIVETVTTILGVKVSFVEDCIGDKVETAISNLKAGEILLLENLRFYGEEKAGDVTFAEKLSKWGDIYVNDAFGTAHRAHASTAVIAQFFSENKCFGNLLAQEIESIDKVLNNSEKPVTAILGGAKVSSKIGVIENIIDKVDHIIVGGGMTFTFIKALGGKIGNSLVEDDKLNLALAILKLAKEKNTEIHLPVDALIADSFSNEANTKTVNTNEIPDGWMGLDCGPQTSEKFAEVISKSKTILWNGPLGVFEMENFASGTIELGKAIAEATNNGAFSLVGGGDSVAAVKQFGFGNKVSYVSTGGGAMLEMLEGQTLPGIEAILQ; this is encoded by the coding sequence ATGAAAACACTAAACGATTATAATTTTGAAAACAAAAAAGCATTAATACGCGTTGATTTTAATGTTCCTTTAAATGATGTTTTTGAAGTAACCGATGACACAAGAATTCAAGCTGCAAAACCAACAATTATTAAAATTTTAGAAGATGGAGGAAGTTGTGTACTTATGTCACATTTAGGACGCCCAAAAGGTGTTGAAGAAAAATATTCATTACGTCATATTGTAGAAACAGTAACTACTATTTTAGGTGTAAAAGTTTCTTTTGTTGAAGATTGTATTGGAGATAAAGTGGAAACTGCTATCTCAAATTTAAAAGCTGGTGAAATTTTATTATTAGAAAATTTACGTTTCTATGGTGAAGAAAAAGCTGGTGATGTTACATTTGCTGAAAAACTTTCAAAATGGGGAGATATTTATGTAAATGATGCTTTTGGAACTGCGCACAGAGCTCATGCATCAACTGCTGTAATAGCTCAGTTTTTTTCTGAAAATAAATGTTTTGGAAATTTATTAGCTCAAGAAATTGAAAGTATTGATAAGGTTTTAAATAATTCAGAAAAACCAGTTACAGCAATTTTAGGTGGCGCAAAAGTATCTTCAAAAATTGGAGTAATTGAAAATATTATTGACAAAGTAGATCATATTATAGTAGGTGGAGGAATGACATTTACTTTTATCAAAGCTTTAGGTGGAAAAATAGGAAACTCTTTAGTTGAAGATGATAAATTAAATTTAGCATTGGCTATTTTAAAATTAGCAAAAGAAAAGAATACTGAAATTCATTTACCAGTTGATGCACTTATTGCTGATTCTTTTAGCAATGAAGCAAATACTAAAACGGTAAACACTAATGAAATCCCTGACGGTTGGATGGGACTAGATTGTGGTCCACAGACCTCTGAAAAATTTGCAGAAGTTATCTCAAAATCTAAAACTATTTTATGGAATGGACCATTAGGAGTTTTCGAAATGGAAAACTTTGCAAGCGGAACTATTGAATTAGGAAAAGCAATTGCAGAAGCAACCAATAATGGAGCATTTTCATTAGTAGGCGGTGGTGATTCAGTTGCTGCAGTTAAACAATTTGGCTTT
- a CDS encoding YciI family protein, with product MFIINLTYKAPLKKIDQFLEAHIQFLNKQYTDGFFLTSGRKEPRNGGIILCKAKNKDNVEQIIKLDPFKINNLADYEVIEFTPTKTNEKLKFLIEH from the coding sequence ATGTTTATTATAAACCTTACCTACAAAGCTCCTTTGAAAAAAATTGATCAATTTTTAGAAGCACACATACAGTTTTTAAATAAACAATATACAGACGGTTTTTTTTTAACATCCGGAAGAAAAGAGCCTAGAAACGGAGGGATTATACTCTGTAAAGCAAAAAATAAAGATAATGTTGAGCAAATTATAAAACTAGATCCTTTTAAAATAAATAATTTAGCAGATTACGAAGTAATTGAATTCACACCAACGAAAACTAATGAAAAACTTAAGTTTTTAATAGAGCACTAA
- a CDS encoding molybdenum cofactor biosynthesis protein MoaE, with amino-acid sequence MDTISVKILSEKLNLQECYDFVADPSCGGIAVFVGTVRNATKNKEVTQLDFSTYKPMAIKEMKKIANIALTKFSVKKIAIHHAEGLLTIGDIPVIITVSSPHRGVAFEACQYAIDTLKETVPIWKKEYFSDGEVWVNAHP; translated from the coding sequence ATGGATACTATTTCTGTAAAAATACTGTCTGAAAAACTAAATTTACAAGAATGTTATGATTTTGTAGCAGATCCTTCTTGTGGAGGAATCGCTGTATTTGTAGGTACAGTTAGGAACGCTACAAAAAATAAAGAAGTAACTCAGTTAGACTTTTCTACTTATAAGCCTATGGCTATAAAAGAAATGAAAAAGATAGCTAATATTGCCTTAACAAAATTTTCAGTAAAAAAAATAGCAATCCATCATGCTGAGGGCTTATTAACTATTGGAGATATTCCTGTTATTATAACAGTTTCTTCTCCGCATAGAGGAGTTGCTTTTGAGGCTTGTCAGTATGCTATTGATACGCTTAAAGAGACTGTGCCTATATGGAAAAAAGAATATTTTTCTGATGGCGAAGTATGGGTAAATGCACATCCATAA
- a CDS encoding GNAT family N-acetyltransferase → MIEFKTTENLLELEQILALQAENIPVNLTEVDKKEQGFVTVQHDLAILKNMHEVHAHSIATCKGNVIGYALSMSKKFRGEIAVLAPMFTEIDNSIKSDSNYIIMGQVCIGKEYRGKGVFRGLYAKMRDAFTATYDCIITEIDALNIRSINAHKAVGFEELVRYDYNNQTWVVVFMDI, encoded by the coding sequence ATGATTGAATTTAAAACAACTGAAAATCTATTAGAGCTAGAGCAAATATTAGCATTACAAGCTGAAAATATACCTGTTAATTTAACTGAAGTTGACAAAAAGGAGCAGGGTTTTGTTACCGTACAACATGATTTAGCAATATTAAAAAACATGCATGAAGTACATGCGCATAGTATTGCTACCTGTAAAGGAAATGTTATTGGGTATGCTTTATCTATGTCTAAAAAATTTAGAGGTGAAATAGCTGTTTTAGCTCCTATGTTTACTGAAATAGATAATTCTATAAAATCTGATAGTAATTATATTATTATGGGACAGGTTTGTATTGGCAAAGAATATAGAGGAAAAGGTGTTTTTAGAGGTTTATATGCAAAGATGAGAGATGCTTTTACAGCTACATATGATTGTATAATTACTGAAATAGATGCCTTAAATATTCGTTCAATAAATGCACATAAAGCCGTTGGTTTTGAAGAGTTAGTACGTTACGATTATAACAATCAAACGTGGGTTGTAGTGTTTATGGATATTTAG
- a CDS encoding PD-(D/E)XK nuclease family protein: MQSFISDTLDSILKTTKSFEDVEFILPSQRAGVFVKQTLKDKITTGFLPKISNIGDYIEDVSGMKKADSVQLLFYFYSIYKKEEVNPDTFDVFSSWAFTVLQDFNEIDQHLINAQEIFVYLRDIHRLRKWSVSGTFQETELMKDHFAFMEKLHKLYTIFYEFLISEKKGYQGVIYRESVKLIDDYILKNKKKKFFFIGFNALNAAEELLFQKMLEAKNTEVYWDIDQAFYESNHQAGSFIRKYKTRWKYYQKNPIQTVATHFSSPKNIQVIGASKNITQIKYAGELLSKFSNHNNTALVLADESLLPITLNSLPENVDAINITMGYPLKDVPTTSLLLIIFQLFINQEKLQKKDHHLFYYKDVIALLKHPAIYQLLYIEEHNIADSISEVIVASNTTFVNQEKITEFFTQIPIETQNVILPLFNPFTTVDDFLSRILNVIIVLKEVANELEKEYLYRFFTAFIQLQNLHDTFNYIQDLKTLQQFFKQLIQSESLSFQGEPLQGLQLMGVLETRVLDFENVIITSVNEGVLPGNNQQNSFIPFDVKIEFGLPTYKEKDALFSYHFFRVLQRAKNIYILYNTEHDVFGSGEKSRFVTQLEMMRGDLKEEIISPKIITTVTQQKEITKNEEVLEKLRELAKKGISPSALTNYLYNPIAFYKQKILKIKEFDDVEETVAANTMGTVVHDTLEALYKPFEGKFISVEIITKMQQKTKELIVFYFSEHFKNGDISTGKNRLIFEVANRFVINFLKQEKELLKDDSNQLKIIATEQTLATQITIEGFDFPIKIHGQVDRIDELNGVTRIIDYKTGKVDALNLKVLDFSLLPELKYHKAIQVMLYTFLYTQHTNYDFSKPLEAGIISFKNLKNGFLKMNFSSNYKTPDNEITEGKLEEFMHEIKEILKDLYNPETSFIEPTDLKY; this comes from the coding sequence ATGCAATCATTTATTTCTGATACATTAGATAGTATTTTAAAAACTACCAAATCATTTGAAGATGTTGAGTTTATACTTCCATCTCAAAGAGCAGGGGTATTTGTTAAGCAAACATTGAAAGATAAGATTACAACAGGTTTTTTACCTAAAATAAGTAATATAGGTGATTATATAGAAGATGTTTCTGGAATGAAGAAAGCAGATTCTGTTCAGTTACTATTTTATTTTTATTCTATTTATAAAAAGGAAGAGGTTAATCCTGATACTTTTGATGTATTTTCATCTTGGGCTTTTACCGTATTACAAGATTTTAATGAAATAGATCAACACTTAATAAATGCGCAAGAGATTTTTGTGTATTTAAGAGATATACATCGCTTACGAAAATGGTCAGTTTCTGGAACATTTCAAGAAACAGAATTGATGAAAGATCATTTTGCTTTTATGGAAAAACTACATAAGCTTTACACCATTTTTTATGAGTTTTTAATTTCGGAAAAGAAAGGATATCAAGGAGTGATTTATAGAGAATCTGTCAAATTAATTGATGATTATATTCTAAAAAACAAAAAAAAGAAATTCTTTTTTATAGGTTTCAATGCATTAAATGCAGCTGAAGAGTTGCTCTTTCAAAAAATGTTAGAAGCCAAAAACACTGAGGTATACTGGGACATTGACCAAGCTTTTTATGAAAGTAACCACCAGGCTGGAAGCTTTATTAGAAAATATAAAACCCGATGGAAATATTATCAAAAGAACCCTATACAAACAGTTGCGACACATTTTTCATCTCCAAAGAATATTCAAGTAATTGGAGCATCAAAAAACATAACGCAAATAAAGTATGCTGGAGAGTTATTATCAAAATTTTCTAACCATAACAATACAGCATTAGTATTAGCAGATGAATCTTTACTTCCAATAACCTTAAACTCATTACCTGAAAATGTTGATGCAATAAATATTACAATGGGATATCCGTTAAAAGATGTTCCTACCACAAGTTTATTACTCATTATTTTTCAGCTTTTTATAAATCAAGAAAAATTACAAAAAAAAGATCACCATCTTTTTTATTATAAAGATGTAATAGCTTTACTAAAACACCCCGCTATATATCAATTATTATATATTGAAGAACATAATATTGCAGACAGTATTTCTGAAGTAATTGTAGCAAGTAATACAACATTTGTCAATCAAGAAAAAATTACAGAGTTTTTTACGCAAATCCCCATAGAAACGCAAAATGTTATTTTACCTCTTTTTAACCCTTTTACTACTGTTGATGACTTTTTATCACGTATTTTAAATGTTATTATTGTTTTAAAAGAAGTTGCTAATGAGTTAGAAAAAGAATACTTATATCGTTTTTTTACTGCATTTATACAATTACAAAACTTACATGACACCTTTAATTATATTCAAGATTTAAAAACACTTCAACAGTTTTTTAAACAACTAATACAATCTGAAAGTTTATCCTTTCAAGGAGAACCTTTACAAGGTTTACAACTAATGGGAGTATTAGAAACTCGTGTATTAGATTTTGAAAACGTAATCATTACCTCAGTAAACGAAGGAGTTTTACCAGGTAATAATCAACAAAATTCTTTTATCCCTTTTGATGTAAAAATAGAGTTTGGATTACCTACCTATAAAGAAAAAGATGCACTTTTTTCATATCACTTTTTTAGAGTGTTACAACGTGCCAAAAACATATACATATTATACAATACAGAACATGATGTTTTTGGAAGTGGAGAAAAAAGTCGTTTCGTTACTCAGTTAGAAATGATGAGAGGCGACTTAAAAGAAGAAATTATAAGTCCTAAAATAATTACAACCGTAACCCAACAAAAAGAAATAACAAAGAACGAAGAAGTTTTAGAAAAATTACGAGAACTAGCTAAGAAAGGGATATCTCCATCAGCCTTAACCAACTATTTATATAACCCGATAGCTTTTTACAAACAAAAAATATTAAAAATAAAAGAGTTTGATGATGTAGAAGAAACTGTTGCTGCAAATACTATGGGAACTGTTGTACATGACACTTTAGAAGCTTTATACAAGCCTTTTGAAGGTAAATTTATATCAGTTGAGATCATTACTAAAATGCAACAAAAAACTAAAGAGTTAATTGTTTTCTATTTTTCAGAGCATTTTAAAAATGGAGACATTAGCACTGGTAAAAATCGATTAATTTTTGAAGTTGCTAATCGTTTTGTTATTAATTTTTTAAAACAAGAAAAAGAACTTCTTAAAGATGACAGTAATCAATTAAAAATAATTGCTACTGAACAAACATTAGCTACTCAAATAACTATTGAAGGGTTTGATTTTCCTATTAAAATTCATGGCCAGGTTGATAGGATTGATGAATTAAACGGAGTTACTAGAATTATTGACTACAAAACGGGTAAAGTAGATGCGTTAAACTTAAAAGTATTAGATTTTAGTTTATTACCTGAATTAAAATATCATAAGGCTATTCAAGTAATGCTGTATACATTCTTATATACACAACATACTAACTATGATTTTTCAAAACCATTAGAAGCTGGTATTATTTCATTTAAAAATTTAAAAAATGGTTTTTTAAAAATGAATTTTTCTTCAAATTACAAAACTCCTGACAATGAAATTACAGAAGGAAAATTGGAAGAATTTATGCATGAAATAAAAGAAATACTAAAAGATCTTTACAACCCAGAAACTTCTTTTATTGAGCCTACTGATTTGAAGTATTAG
- a CDS encoding amidohydrolase: MTKKLTIALVQSDLVWENPVANRMIFEEKIKTITAKLDVIILPEMFTTGFTMNAAENAEVMEGETIKWMQNMANLKQSAIVGSIIIKENENFFNRLLFVHPSGKIDAYDKKHTFTLAKEHETYTAGESNILIEYKGWKIRALICYDLRFPVWARNTNNYDLLLYIASWPKPRINAWDTLLKARAIENMSYSIGVNRVGFDANKYEYTGNSVCYDTLGNCLVKNDKGEEAILIVELDKEEQNKRRDKFRFLEDSDAFQFIE; the protein is encoded by the coding sequence ATGACTAAAAAACTTACTATAGCATTAGTTCAATCGGATTTAGTTTGGGAAAATCCAGTGGCCAATAGAATGATTTTCGAGGAAAAAATAAAGACAATTACAGCTAAGTTAGATGTAATTATTCTTCCTGAAATGTTTACTACTGGTTTTACTATGAATGCAGCGGAAAATGCTGAGGTAATGGAAGGCGAAACCATAAAATGGATGCAAAATATGGCTAACTTAAAACAGAGTGCTATTGTTGGTAGTATTATAATTAAAGAGAATGAGAACTTTTTTAACAGATTACTTTTTGTTCATCCCTCTGGGAAAATTGATGCTTACGATAAGAAGCATACATTTACGTTAGCAAAAGAACATGAAACATATACCGCTGGCGAAAGCAATATTTTAATTGAGTATAAAGGATGGAAAATTCGTGCATTAATTTGTTACGATTTACGTTTTCCTGTTTGGGCAAGAAATACAAATAATTACGACTTATTGCTATATATTGCTAGTTGGCCGAAACCAAGAATTAATGCTTGGGATACTTTGTTAAAAGCAAGAGCTATTGAAAATATGAGCTATTCTATTGGGGTTAATAGAGTAGGATTTGACGCTAATAAGTATGAGTATACAGGGAATTCAGTTTGTTATGATACTTTAGGAAATTGTTTAGTTAAGAATGATAAAGGAGAAGAAGCAATTTTAATTGTTGAGTTAGATAAAGAAGAACAAAATAAACGTAGAGATAAATTTCGTTTTTTAGAAGATAGTGATGCTTTTCAGTTTATAGAATAA